The Labrus mixtus chromosome 21, fLabMix1.1, whole genome shotgun sequence nucleotide sequence CCAAAAAAATTGAGAATATACAGTAGCCTATATAACCAACATTTAAGAGATTACATGAAAGGAattgtaagaaaaacaaacaattgaaGAATTACAcaatggggagaaaaaaaatgctttgaagCCAAGTCATTTCTAGGTTCATTTCTAGGTTTTCCAAGAACTTTTAACATTCTGAGAAATACATTCAGGCATGTATATTATGTGCCACTTGCAAATTATTCTCCAcacatttaactttattttaaaagcatgaCACTCATGAAAACTGATTCACCTAGTCATAAGCTTTTTTACTTGTGGAAGTATACTGACCGGCTGGTTGAACTTGTCACTCAGATTCAGCATTTCAAACAAGCTAGTTGCAACAGAACAGGTTGAGCTTGAGAGATTTCATTTACCTGATGCAGAGACGTGCACAGCACAGGAGCTGTTCTCCTAAAGCCTTAAAAAATGCCCTATCCCCTCTCAGGTACTTCCAAAGAAAAATTTAAACCGAGTGTGTCCACACCAGTTTATAATCCTCTCTCTGTCGGTCTGAGTGGTTTGGGGTTGAAGTTTGCCGTTACTTATAATTGTAAGGGCGGCACCAGTTTCAGGAAGTTCCTGTGGAGTCCTAATCTGCAGCCATCAAGAGTCCCAGACAAGAGAGATGTTTACCAAACTCTTGATGAGCATTTCAAGGAACTTCCTGTACCACCAGTTAACCCGCTCAAACGGGACATTGAGAGCATGCATAGAGCAACCTCTGTCCCAGTGACTCAATCAGTTAAGCTTTACAATACATACTTTTATTGACCTTGGAAGTCTTCTGCTGGCTGGCACTAAAACTCTTGCCCCACTATAACATTCTGAGTTaatatttatgaaaaatgaATTTCACCTCTCCATTTATGTCTCCAGACAACCCTTAGAGTGTCTCTTCCACATGTGCTGCTGATGCTCCGCCCACTCCGTCACATTATATGAATATTCTGAGAAAACTTCCAAAATGAGTCAAAACCATCTACAGATTTTACGAGCCCTAATAGAAGCAAAACATGAAActggaaacacattttacaatgaATGCAAACAAGGTAGCTTTATttccaacaataaaaaaagaacagccaTTGAAATATTTACAGGACAAGACAAAACACGTACAGGAAAATGGATTAGAAAAGGTGGTAAAAGTAGATCTCCAGAAAGGTAACATGAGGTCCAAGCAGTCAATAAATCAgaacatttctgtctcttctgcCCTTGGACAGGACAGGGACCCTTTCTGGGATCAATGAATCACAACGAGGTCTATATAAGACACAACTTCTTCTAGAGAAAAAAGCACAGCTAATGTTAACAGACGGCACTAACTATGTGTAGCTTCTTAAAGAATTGGTCTTTAATACAAAATAGGTAGAAAACTATCGCATAAATGAATTTACTGAAATTTAAAAGTCGGAGTCGGAGTCCAAGTCCACGTTGTAGGTCACAGGTTTGCGGCCACGTGCGGGCTTATCACGCGGTGCCACGGCAACAGGAGCTTCTGCTTCCAGGTCTGAAACGTCAAAGCTGTCATCGTCCCACCTCTTAGTTTTCTACAAGAACAGAGAataaataagttgaaaaaaaaaacaaccttcatAGTGATTCATGTTTAATTAGAGacatcaatcaatttttatttgtatagcgtcaactcataacaagtgttatctcaagacactttacaaaaagcaggtaaaagaccttactcattgttatgttacaaaaagcaggtaaaagaccttactcattgttatgttacaaagatccggcctatccatcatgaggactttagcaaagcagcaaaagttgaAGTGGttagaaaaaactgtcttattaaaaaggcagaaatcttcagctggatccccggctcatgacgaaacagccttcacaggcctagactgcatcgggcttggaaagggatagggggagagatgggataaaatgcatgTCTGAAATCAGTGTCAAAACCGACCTTGCCAGCTGCAGTTGTTTTGGCCTTGAGGCGAGACATGAGGTCGTCGGAGCTGCTGTCGGAGTCATCACTGACGTTTTGTTTGCGTTTGAGGGCGGGCTTTGCCTTTGTTACTTTGATTTCCTCCTCCGAGTCACTGGAGCCAAATGACGGTATCTTCTTGGTGGATGTGTTGGAAGAAGGTTTGGGCTTTGACAGAGCATCTAGGATGGATGGCTGCTTCACATCTATGAGAAATGATCAGGAAACAACAGTAGTTATGCAGAGTATGGGCCGGATGCTGTGATTGATGTAGTACAattattgttacattttaactGAAGTCATTGGTACTTCTTAATCTGAGCAACACAACTCTCACTGCGCTCACTCCCTCATATGCAGGAGGAGTCATTACCTGCAGCCTTCTTCTTGGATGCAGCTGGTTTCTTGGCAGCAGGAGCTTTCTTGGGTGCAGTCTCTTTGGTTTTACGTTGAACTGGAGCCTTGGGTGCAGGCTCATCCGACTGAGCTGCGgattaaaacaaatagaaaaaagttcaacattagAAATTAGACTAACATTTTCCAAAGCTCATGATAAGACAgtaccaagaagaagaaaaaacttacAGCTTGACTtggtttcagatttttttacagTCGATTTACTTTTCGTAACCTTTTTCCTGCAAAGAAGGGACACACGATCAGTTTAGAGGTAAATATGAAGCTGAccgaaaaaaaaagtttgatgtaAAAGCAGCCtgaggccgtgttcacactggaCTTCAGCCCCTTTGGAGAGCTTATGtgcgagtgttctgtaaccttGACAACAGGATCTAGCCTACGGTGCAACCGTGCCGGTGCCGTCCGGAGAacaacgcatcaatttagcacagaaaagaacaaacaggacgggaagtcagacactgatacaacattaaaatatcggtttattttcagaataacaccctccgttttgacggttcagaaaaacgaccgtttgtgtatttgtttacgtgtttataaggtttttattgagttttatacaacgtacatcgtattatctcgtgctgtcATGAGCGAATCTGTAAAATTACCACGGAAATTCCTTTGTCTCCGTACTCCAGCTGTCcagctgtgctctccgtgctgcagactgagaacacagccggtgggtgttgacggatgaggatgTACGGACCCGTAACAGACCGGAGcagacacgcaatgcacacatatctggtggaagttcacAGTTTTTGAGTGCATGACATCTTTTTGGGCACCGGTAGctagggacgtaggttactactcgtcctgattggtcagctgtcagaaaagCGCTTGAtgtcacccagcgcttttctgaaaagttgaaataattcaactgaaaaaggcgtcgggcacagcgctttttgaaaaggcaTCATACTTTTTCTATAGGCTTGTAAAATCagtatgtaaaaaaggcgctggcagttgaaaaaagtagtcaagtgtgaacacggccttatGCAATAAATGTAATACTCACGcaggttctgttttttttggaggtGGGGCAGGAGAGTCCACATCACTGTCAGCCATGGCGCTGGGGTCTGGAGAGAAGTCGTCATCATCACTGGTTAAAACGTTCCGTTTCGGAGCTTTATTCTTCACCAAGTCATCAAATTCATCCTCACTGCCAGACAGGCTGTACTTCACCGCAGCTtaacaaaaggaaataaagaaacaagaatGTTTAAGTGGAGTTCTCCTGAAATAGATGATAAGTAATCAAACAGCTTAATTGGCATAATGGAGCTAATTAGCCTCAGGAAATGAGCTGTACGAGTGTTGTTATTACATCATCACAAACTTTTCTGGACAGATAACATCTTGTTTAGCAGTTTGAAGAGTTTTAAAACAGTCTCTCTTAGTGTAAGCAAACAGTCAAATCAGAGGATCAAATCAGATAGCACAGAAGTAATATGGATTCAGAGAGTTGTCGGGGACATCTTCGGGCGTACCTTTAGATTTGCGATCAACCCGTGCTCTGGGGGCAACCACTTCTTCTGTCTGCAGTCCACTGTCTGACATAACGTCCATCTCGTCATCATCTGACCATGGATTTGTCTTGATAACGGGCTTGAACTGCAGAGTGCTCTGCCTGTTTGTCTtagaagctgctgcagaggagcaAGTTAAAGAGATCTTTATCAAAAACGGAGCATTCTTACAGAAGTTTTAGAGGCACGGGGTGCAACCTGTAATAATCCATCGACATGAATCATGATGGCCGCGTTTATTGGGAATGCTATGTGCTAAAAggattattataaaaaaaaaaaaaaaaaactttacagctAGCTAAAATGGACAAACAACCTCATTCTCTTCCTGCGTCATTGCAGTCTATTAATTATCTACACACCTAGCAGTAGGGTGGAATTATCCCCGTGTTAACCAAAACAgaaattattttatctttttttgctAGCTCAAGCACTTTCACAAGTCAAAGAAGCAGATTCTTATCTGATATGCTGGGATGATCTTATTCCTGCTAGGTATAATTAACAGTTACACAATCTCATCTAATCTCTGAATCACAATGTCCTCATGTAACGGGTGTGGTTAGCTTTTTTACTTCTGCTTTCTCAGTGCAGGGTGATGAAACAAGATCATTTGCAGATGATTTTCTAGGGTCATTGTTAGAAATAActacatgttcatttttttcagacGTTGATAAGGACAATTTGTTTTTCACACAGAATTCCATTTGTTGGTACAGCTGCCACTCTCACCTTTTTCCTTTGCCTGAGTTTTAGTCTTCTTGCTGAGTCGTGCAGCCAAACTGATCTTCTCACTCGGCATGCCGTTCTCTTCATTCTCTGCATTTTCTCCAAACTCCATCTTCATCACCACGTCTTCACTCTGCAATTACAGTAAGAGGTTAGGCGTACTGTAATGTTATGTACTGGAGCACATACAAGAACTTCAACCAACAAATCAGTTTTTGAGAGCAATTTGTACTAATTTCAAAGGGCACACCTTGAGTCTCTTGCCTCCTCCTTTCTTCAGTTCAGCTTTCTTGTTAGCTTCAGCTTTCATGGTGCTGGTGATGCGTGGGACAACACGCCGACCCTGCGGCGTTGGCAGAGTCTCGttcttcaccttcaccttcactgcccttccttttccttttccacTCACCACTTTTGTAACAGCCATGTTGTCaacatccttttctttttgctccAACCTCTGAAGACAGGGAGGAAACGTTTCACAACAAGATTCAGGAGGGAATACGATTTAGAGACAACTAACTCGGATGCAAACAGAGGGTTGGATTGTCATGTAGGCAGGTTACACTGCACATTATTATATAATGACCAAGGAGCACTATGGACTGGATTTAGAGAGTAAACAAATGCAGGCAGAAAGAGGCAGTACCTCCAGTTCCTCAGAGAAAGCAGCAAGGTCCTCCTTCCACAGGTCTGCTGGAGTCTTCTGCTTCAGGGTGTTCAGCTCCGTCATCTACAGATCAgatatcatttaaaaagaaaacaaagagagagagagagtctattTTTAATGCCATTGTTAAAGTTGGAACCATATTTCAGAATATATACAATAATGGCAGAATATCACACCTTAGCATCCCTCTGTTTGCAAagctcctccttcttctctttggTGAGGAACCACATGGGCATGCTCAGCAGGTAGTTGTAGTCTGGCCCGCTGGTGTCCTCCTGCCCTGCTTCTTCCTCTTCGTCATTGTCCATCTCCTCAACATACTAAGaacatgaatacaaaaacatattaTTTCCTTAGATGAAGGCCCTTAATTAGTATTACTCATTATtgaagtgataaaaaaacacttagGCAACGATTACACAATAACAATCCTCTGAAAAACTGAATAATTTCTcatgttctttttaaataaaatgtaaaaacattttttttaaaatatattgcGTTTAGACAACAACATCTCGATAACAACCACCGTGCACACGTATCTGCAAAAACAACTAAAATTACGGTGTTATACATGCCAAGCCAGAGGTTGGCGTTTATTTGTAATGAAAGATGACATGCATCTGCACTCCTTGCAGAGCGGCGACCTGTAAGaaatactaacacacacacacacacacgtttgtgTGGACGGACAATGAGGTGGGGTTACTACTCCAGTGACCCTAAACCACAAAGAGTAGATTTTGGcacgctggtggggcagtggttagagcgcctgccccatgtacggaggctgtggtcctctaagcgggcggcccaggttcaaatccaaccaaTAGCTCAttttccacatgtcattccccactctctccctgatttcagactctatgcCATTAAATCAATTCTGATATGATCGTGACATGTCTGTCACTTCGAAGTGcgtaacaataaaaataaaaattaaattaaaaaaaaaccacctcGGAGCCATCATGttctcaaagtttataaaattaaTGAATTGTaaagtataaatgtagcctaattctATCGTTGCAAAGTACTACATAGTACATTATTACATAGTATTAATAGCTTATCAACGATATGATGATGAGGGGGTCCTTGAAAAAATTTCTCACCTGAAAGGGGTCCATGGTCTAagaaagtttgagaacccctgaTGTAAAGGACCAGCCAAAGCAAAAGGTAATCGTTTTGACTAAAATCTTTGTTGTGGCCTTAGTTTGAAGTGATTTACCTTCTCTTGAGCCTGTTTCCAAGATTTGACTGGATCGGAGTCGTAGCCCATCTCCTGCAGCATGCGGATCAGTTCCTTCTTCGCCTTGTTCTCTACAAGTGGATCGAAAGCATTAGAACTTATGGTGGAAAATCAAGACACTTTCTAGATTCCCTTAGATATGAAAGAAATGATAATCAAAGGGTGATCATCATTATAAACCTTTTAAACATTTGAGAGGTGTTCtgaataataaagtcataaaaaaccTTGGTTAGTTGTAATGTACATGTTCAAATGTGTTATGGCTTTATGCAGCAAAACATGTTAACAAGCTACTAACCGATAACCAAGGTGCCCTCGATTTTCTCCAGGATGAAGCGGGCCTGGTTGCTGAGTTTTGCATTCTCAGCTCCCAGCATGCCCGCCAGCCAGTCCTTCCTCAGCACATAGTACTTCAGCCTCAACTCAAAGAAGTCCTTGAGGATATCCTGCACAGACTCAAATTTGTTCAGGCTGCCCACATGGTCGAACAGAacctaaaaagaaaagaaaaacatactaAGTACTGCAGAAACGCTTTCTGAAATGCTGTGTTTTTGGTATTGCAGTATTTACCATCGAGTTACAGGTGAGCGTGGTCTGAAGTTTGAAAACTTTATGGAGACCTGCAGCCTCGGCCTCCATTAGCTTCTCCTCTGACATCTTGACCACAAAGCGAACAGTGGTATCGGTGTGGTACTCCTTGTAGTCTGTGATCAGAGCGGGGACTTTGTCTGTGCCGTTCAACATCGGCTCCAGCACATTCTCCTTGTAGGCCtacaaaaaagacaataatGTGGAGagtactttaaatatttatatatataaatatatattattattacaatcATATCTAGAGAAAGGAGCAAGGAAGAGGATGGACAAAGCAGTTATAGACTGACCTGTGTCCAGGATTTGACAGGCAACTCTGAGATCTCGATTGTTGTGGAATCGATTATAGACACCTCTCCGCTGATCAAATTCTGGTTGTACGCCAGCTGCTCAATTGTACCTTTGAAGCCCTTGTAGCTTGGAAGCtatggtagaaaaaaaaacacattacatgaATACTAGAAGACAAAAAAGTCTCAGAGACTTAAAACAGTTATTTCCTTCCTTACCATGGGCAGAGGCTCTTCTCCATTTAGCATGCGGTGAATGTTGATTACGATCTCCCGGATGTTGAAGTTGGGGATCTTGCTGGCCCAGCCTGTTCCGATTCCTTCAGCACCGTTCACCAGCACCATGGGGATGATGGGCATGTACCACTCAGGCTCTACACGCTGGTTGTCGTCATAGTTGTACTTGAGCAGGTTGTCGTCCAATGATGGAAAAACAAGGCGAGCAAGGGGGCTGGAAGAACGAAacattgagattttttttttttagttcaatgGCAGCATAAACCACAAAATGacctgctttatttattttgtcaaactGCATGCAGGAGGCATCTGGTTGTTTGAGTCAGTGATCAGGCTGCTGACCTGAGCATGGTGAAGATGTATCGAGGGCTGGCCGAGTCCTTGCCACCGTGCAGCCTGGTTCCAAACTGACCCATAGGCTGCAGCAGATTCAAGTTGTTGCTTCCCACAAAGTTCTGGGCCAAACCGACAATGGTCGCCATCAGAGAGACCTGAAGAAGGAAAGGAGATGGCAGGATTAAATTATCAGTATTAGAATTACAAAATGTTAGGTATCAGCACTGTAAAAATATAGCTAACACTTCTCACgggtagcattagctgcatgtttcctatcagaggctgctttgtattTTTGGAATTCCAAGAAtacaatatacatttttttttaccagaaaaacattgtaaatcTAACCAGACCTTGCAACCAATTTCAAAGAGGGCAgaatttgaaaacatgtttggaaatgtgtaTTAGCATCTCACCTCTCCATGGTGGTAGGCGGACATCTCAGCCACAGAGCCGGCCAGCTGGGCAACCTTCACCTCCCGCTTGTCCTTCCTCTTAAAGCAGCACATCAGAACCTTCCTCTGGCCTGGTTTCAgacctaacacacacaaacacagacacacatcagacCACTTTCACACCCCACAGGGTTGCTCCAGGGTTAAAGATGTTTCTTTGATTATTTCACACACCATCCACCAGGCAGGGGATTGACCTCTCATTGTCCGAGTTGGAGAAAAGGACGAGCTCTTTGTTGACAAAGTCGTTGTAGGAGAGAGAGTTAGTGGACTGGCCATACAGGTAGTCCTGTGAAGAGATGGCAAAACAAAGAATTTAACAGAAAGCAGCGATAAGGTATTAACACAAAGTGAACTCATTGTTGGGACGTTACCTCCGGCAGGTTGTGCTCCCTGCGCTGGCGCCTGTTTACCATGAAGTTCGTCAGCCACTCCTTTCTCTCGTCCACTTTCTTCCTGCTAAAGGCCTtcgtaaagaaaaagaaaaaaaaaaaatcacttacctaacctataataataataatctttatttatagagcacttttcaaaaacaagttacaaagtgctttacaaggacagcaaatataaaaacaggcaggtcatagaataataaacaaggcaAGATTAAGGAATTAAAATCACTTAAAGATGTAAAATCCCttttaaaagaactgtaaaatacatataattcttttaaaggaaaatagtaacaatttaaaatcaacaaaaatcagGAAAGGCTCACCggaaaaagtgtgtcttaagaAGTGACTTAAAAGAGATGAGTGATTCTGTCAACCTGATCTCCTCGGGCAGGTTGTTCCAGAGTCTTGGAGCCCTCACAAAAAATGCTCTAtccccttttgtttttaattttgcatttGGAACCACCAGGAGACCTCTGCCCGAGGATctcaatgtgtgtgtaggtttgtaAGGTAGTAAAAGGTCTGATATACTAATAGATGAATTCTGATTTTTGATACAACATATGGTTATAAAAGGGTTAACATGACAGCACAATGTCtgatacatttcattttaaatttgacatGATCGAGCCAAACTGAGGGGTCAAATCTTACAAGGGTGATAGCCTCATCGTCTTCAGGGCCGCCGTACTTGAATGGGATTCGGTGTCTCTCCATATCAGAGAAGTACTCCTTGGCTTCCTGCGATGTGCTGGTTCCCAAACCTGGAAACAAAGGGAAGAAACTCTGTTAGATATAGCACTAAAATAAACCTTGACACTACCGTGACATTAACCACGTATGAAGGGCTGCTTACTTGTCAGTCTTACTACCACACAGGGGTTTAAAACAAACCTTTGtagtattttattttccaagATTTGATGTTGGACACTGTAGCCTTCCATTCATCGAATTCGGGGATACTGTAGAAGGACATGTGAGTTTTCTTGAAAGTCACCTAAAGAGCaggaaaataataagaaaatgttgaatCAATATTAACAAAGGTGAGAAATTTAAGTTTAGAATATGACAACCATCAGATTGGGATCATGAAAAGTGTTATTTGTATATAAATTGCAGaaatattgtaaaaacaagaaacCACCAGCACTACTTGGGTTTTGACAGCAGatggtagtgttgttgttgttgttgattacTCATCAGctggaaaacacatttattccaCATTTGTCGCTCTTTCCCCAAATCATTTCACCACTCTCCATACTTTTTCCACCAATCACTTGTCAACCACAGCTTAACTACCTACCAAGTCCTTTAAAGACATACCTTGATGATGGGAGTGATGAACTCTTCCAGGAAGTTGTGGCGCAGCAAAGAGGGCCAGTTATGGTGGATGAAGTTGATCAGCAGGCCTTTAATGTGGGAGCCATCTTGATCCTGAggtaataatatataaataaagtcaaaTGGATTCAAAGTCATCTGTTTATGATTGATATCACTTCAATATAATATGGAATACAAAATGACTTGGAAATGTGAAGTAAATTAATGACAAGAAGTCCAAGATGAAATAAAAGATCAGATGGAACTGCTGGCACACCTGATCTGTCATGATCATGAGCTTGCCATAACGCAGAGACTTAAGGGATTCGGGGTCGCTGTAGTTCTTCTTGTATTGAAGGCCAAGGATTTTAATGACGTTGTTGATTTCAGCATTCTCCATGATCTAATGAGGAAGATAAACATGTTTCAATCTGATGATGCTTAGCACGGTTTCTCATATTCAACCCATTGTTAtgtttattcatcttttttttttttttttacaaaactacAAATGTATCCATGAAACGTCTACAGGTCTAATGCTTGAACATACAGCTGGGTCTAACCTGTTTGAGTGAGGCCTCCCTCACGTTCAGCATTTTTCCTCTGAGAGGGAAGACACCATAGCGGTCCCTTCCCACCACTCCCAAGCCAGACACAGCGAGTGTCTTGGCTGAGTCTCCCTCAGTGAGGATCAGTGTGCAGCCGATGGAATTCTTCCCACCTGCCAGAATACATATTAACTTCAGGATTAGGGAAACTAATTTGCATTCTTATaaggctttaaaataaaaataaataaaaaagaggttTGTACACAGTACCTGCTTCATTGGCATCATCCAATTTAG carries:
- the top2a gene encoding DNA topoisomerase 2-alpha isoform X1 — protein: MAEPLKSFFENKPVEKTKKDPKRLSVERIYQKKTQLEHILLRPDSYIGSVEPVTQQMWVYDEEEAELNCRDVTFVPGLYKIFDEILVNAADNKQRDKSMSCIKINIDVENNTISVWNNGKGIPVVLHQVEKVFVPALIFGQLLTSSNYDDDQKKVTGGRNGYGAKLCNIFSTKFTVETACKESKRNFKQTWYDNMARTEEPKITPFGKEEFTCITFKPDLPKFKMTILDKDTVALMTRRAYDIAGASKGVRVFFNGKKLPITGFRNYVDMYLKDKVDEVGNPLTVVHEVVNERWEVCLTMSEKGFHQVSFVNSIATTKGGRHVDYVCDQVVSKIVEIVKKKNKAGVAVKPFQVKNHMWLFVNCLIENPTFDSQTKENMTLQQKTFGSTCPLGEKFMKQATSCGIVESIMNWVKFKAQSQLNKKCSAVKHTRVKGVPKLDDANEAGGKNSIGCTLILTEGDSAKTLAVSGLGVVGRDRYGVFPLRGKMLNVREASLKQIMENAEINNVIKILGLQYKKNYSDPESLKSLRYGKLMIMTDQDQDGSHIKGLLINFIHHNWPSLLRHNFLEEFITPIIKVTFKKTHMSFYSIPEFDEWKATVSNIKSWKIKYYKGLGTSTSQEAKEYFSDMERHRIPFKYGGPEDDEAITLAFSRKKVDERKEWLTNFMVNRRQRREHNLPEDYLYGQSTNSLSYNDFVNKELVLFSNSDNERSIPCLVDGLKPGQRKVLMCCFKRKDKREVKVAQLAGSVAEMSAYHHGEVSLMATIVGLAQNFVGSNNLNLLQPMGQFGTRLHGGKDSASPRYIFTMLSPLARLVFPSLDDNLLKYNYDDNQRVEPEWYMPIIPMVLVNGAEGIGTGWASKIPNFNIREIVINIHRMLNGEEPLPMLPSYKGFKGTIEQLAYNQNLISGEVSIIDSTTIEISELPVKSWTQAYKENVLEPMLNGTDKVPALITDYKEYHTDTTVRFVVKMSEEKLMEAEAAGLHKVFKLQTTLTCNSMVLFDHVGSLNKFESVQDILKDFFELRLKYYVLRKDWLAGMLGAENAKLSNQARFILEKIEGTLVIENKAKKELIRMLQEMGYDSDPVKSWKQAQEKYVEEMDNDEEEEAGQEDTSGPDYNYLLSMPMWFLTKEKKEELCKQRDAKMTELNTLKQKTPADLWKEDLAAFSEELERLEQKEKDVDNMAVTKVVSGKGKGRAVKVKVKNETLPTPQGRRVVPRITSTMKAEANKKAELKKGGGKRLKSEDVVMKMEFGENAENEENGMPSEKISLAARLSKKTKTQAKEKAASKTNRQSTLQFKPVIKTNPWSDDDEMDVMSDSGLQTEEVVAPRARVDRKSKAAVKYSLSGSEDEFDDLVKNKAPKRNVLTSDDDDFSPDPSAMADSDVDSPAPPPKKTEPAKKVTKSKSTVKKSETKSSSQSDEPAPKAPVQRKTKETAPKKAPAAKKPAASKKKAADVKQPSILDALSKPKPSSNTSTKKIPSFGSSDSEEEIKVTKAKPALKRKQNVSDDSDSSSDDLMSRLKAKTTAAGKKTKRWDDDSFDVSDLEAEAPVAVAPRDKPARGRKPVTYNVDLDSDSDF
- the top2a gene encoding DNA topoisomerase 2-alpha isoform X2 — its product is MAEPLKSFFENKPVEKTKKDPKRLSVERIYQKKTQLEHILLRPDSYIGSVEPVTQQMWVYDEEEAELNCRDVTFVPGLYKIFDEILVNAADNKQRDKSMSCIKINIDVENNTISVWNNGKGIPVVLHQVEKVFVPALIFGQLLTSSNYDDDQKKVTGGRNGYGAKLCNIFSTKFTVETACKESKRNFKQTWYDNMARTEEPKITPFGKEEFTCITFKPDLPKFKMTILDKDTVALMTRRAYDIAGASKGVRVFFNGKKLPITGFRNYVDMYLKDKVDEVGNPLTVVHEVVNERWEVCLTMSEKGFHQVSFVNSIATTKGGRHVDYVCDQVVSKIVEIVKKKNKAGVAVKPFQVKNHMWLFVNCLIENPTFDSQTKENMTLQQKTFGSTCPLGEKFMKQATSCGIVESIMNWVKFKAQSQLNKKCSAVKHTRVKGVPKLDDANEAGGKNSIGCTLILTEGDSAKTLAVSGLGVVGRDRYGVFPLRGKMLNVREASLKQIMENAEINNVIKILGLQYKKNYSDPESLKSLRYGKLMIMTDQDQDGSHIKGLLINFIHHNWPSLLRHNFLEEFITPIIKVTFKKTHMSFYSIPEFDEWKATVSNIKSWKIKYYKGLGTSTSQEAKEYFSDMERHRIPFKYGGPEDDEAITLAFSRKKVDERKEWLTNFMVNRRQRREHNLPEDYLYGQSTNSLSYNDFVNKELVLFSNSDNERSIPCLVDGLKPGQRKVLMCCFKRKDKREVKVAQLAGSVAEMSAYHHGEVSLMATIVGLAQNFVGSNNLNLLQPMGQFGTRLHGGKDSASPRYIFTMLSPLARLVFPSLDDNLLKYNYDDNQRVEPEWYMPIIPMVLVNGAEGIGTGWASKIPNFNIREIVINIHRMLNGEEPLPMLPSYKGFKGTIEQLAYNQNLISGEVSIIDSTTIEISELPVKSWTQAYKENVLEPMLNGTDKVPALITDYKEYHTDTTVRFVVKMSEEKLMEAEAAGLHKVFKLQTTLTCNSMVLFDHVGSLNKFESVQDILKDFFELRLKYYVLRKDWLAGMLGAENAKLSNQARFILEKIEGTLVIENKAKKELIRMLQEMGYDSDPVKSWKQAQEKYVEEMDNDEEEEAGQEDTSGPDYNYLLSMPMWFLTKEKKEELCKQRDAKMTELNTLKQKTPADLWKEDLAAFSEELERLEQKEKDVDNMAVTKVVSGKGKGRAVKVKVKNETLPTPQGRRVVPRITSTMKAEANKKAELKKGGGKRLKSEDVVMKMEFGENAENEENGMPSEKISLAARLSKKTKTQAKEKASKTNRQSTLQFKPVIKTNPWSDDDEMDVMSDSGLQTEEVVAPRARVDRKSKAAVKYSLSGSEDEFDDLVKNKAPKRNVLTSDDDDFSPDPSAMADSDVDSPAPPPKKTEPAKKVTKSKSTVKKSETKSSSQSDEPAPKAPVQRKTKETAPKKAPAAKKPAASKKKAADVKQPSILDALSKPKPSSNTSTKKIPSFGSSDSEEEIKVTKAKPALKRKQNVSDDSDSSSDDLMSRLKAKTTAAGKKTKRWDDDSFDVSDLEAEAPVAVAPRDKPARGRKPVTYNVDLDSDSDF